A window of Thermodesulfovibrio thiophilus DSM 17215 contains these coding sequences:
- a CDS encoding YtxH domain-containing protein, producing MKEEGKILAAFLFGGFIGAAVALLYAPQSGQETRKDIKKKAKELKKKTVKAAEDLYDEIEEISEMLKEKINDMKERGQELSADTKKEILNQIEKLSKMIDEKKKKLLERLD from the coding sequence ATGAAAGAAGAAGGTAAAATTTTAGCAGCATTCCTTTTTGGAGGATTTATCGGAGCAGCAGTAGCGCTTTTATATGCACCACAATCTGGACAGGAAACAAGAAAGGATATTAAAAAGAAAGCAAAAGAACTTAAGAAAAAAACAGTAAAAGCAGCTGAAGACCTCTATGATGAAATTGAAGAGATTTCAGAAATGTTAAAAGAAAAAATTAACGATATGAAAGAGCGCGGACAGGAATTAAGTGCTGACACTAAAAAAGAGATTTTAAACCAGATTGAAAAGCTTTCTAAAATGATTGATGAAAAAAAGAAAAAGCTTCTGGAGAGGCTTGATTGA
- a CDS encoding ferritin family protein: protein MLSKIPFSLENIADEDLDRQILRIAIIAEFDAINLYEQLSSLTKDEKMKAIFLDIAREEKTHVGEFLTLLLMNDEEQEDELDEGKEEVEELLEEDEE, encoded by the coding sequence ATGCTTTCTAAAATTCCTTTTTCATTGGAAAATATTGCAGATGAAGATCTTGACAGACAGATATTAAGGATCGCTATTATTGCTGAATTTGATGCAATTAATCTGTATGAACAACTTTCATCTTTAACAAAAGATGAAAAGATGAAAGCTATTTTTCTTGACATTGCAAGAGAAGAAAAAACTCATGTTGGTGAGTTTCTTACTTTGCTTCTTATGAATGACGAAGAACAGGAAGACGAACTTGATGAAGGCAAGGAAGAGGTAGAAGAACTATTAGAAGAAGATGAGGAATAA
- a CDS encoding sodium:calcium antiporter: MIGDIFLLIFCLLLILLSAEIFTNGIEVFGKRLSLSQAVVGSILAAVGTALPETILPLVAILLHKGQAGHSIGIGAILGAPFMLATLAFLMIGVTSVFSRFLKRRESFAIDAEISSIKRDLIFFLIMYSAGIFLPIFIKQHFIVAILLVIAYIYYIYLTFKGESNQILYEEKLYMEKFLGQLLPVKKFKGFFSLMQVLIALFIMIEGANGFVEALQKVAFNFGFDPLLFALLIAPIATELPEKFNSITWTFKGRDTLAMGNVTGAMVFQSTFPVSVGIIFTDWQITGYALLSACLAILAGLILIGEILLKKRISPITLIFSGSFYLIYALLIIKPF, encoded by the coding sequence ATGATAGGTGATATTTTTCTACTCATTTTTTGTCTTCTCTTGATATTGCTGAGTGCGGAGATATTTACGAACGGTATCGAAGTTTTCGGCAAAAGACTTTCTCTCAGTCAGGCAGTGGTGGGAAGTATTCTTGCAGCAGTTGGAACAGCACTACCTGAAACCATACTTCCATTAGTTGCTATTCTTTTACATAAAGGACAAGCAGGACATTCTATAGGAATCGGTGCTATTTTAGGTGCTCCATTCATGCTTGCAACTCTTGCATTTTTAATGATAGGCGTAACATCTGTATTTAGCCGTTTTTTAAAAAGAAGAGAAAGCTTTGCAATAGATGCGGAGATAAGTTCTATAAAAAGAGATCTGATATTTTTTCTAATTATGTATTCCGCAGGCATTTTCCTTCCAATTTTTATAAAACAACACTTTATTGTAGCAATTTTACTTGTAATTGCTTATATTTATTACATTTATCTAACTTTTAAAGGTGAAAGCAATCAAATTCTCTATGAAGAAAAGCTATATATGGAAAAATTTTTAGGGCAACTTCTACCGGTGAAAAAATTTAAGGGATTTTTTTCTTTGATGCAAGTTTTGATTGCTCTTTTTATAATGATTGAAGGTGCTAATGGATTTGTAGAAGCTCTGCAAAAAGTAGCATTTAACTTTGGCTTTGATCCACTTCTTTTTGCGCTTTTAATTGCTCCTATAGCTACAGAACTTCCAGAAAAATTTAACTCTATAACCTGGACATTTAAGGGCAGAGATACTCTTGCAATGGGAAATGTAACAGGTGCAATGGTTTTTCAGTCTACTTTTCCTGTGTCAGTTGGAATTATATTTACAGACTGGCAAATTACTGGTTATGCATTATTGAGCGCATGTCTGGCAATTCTGGCAGGATTAATATTAATAGGGGAAATTCTTTTGAAAAAACGAATTTCCCCTATTACTTTGATTTTTTCGGGTTCTTTTTATCTTATATATGCCCTTTTAATTATCAAACCCTTCTGA
- a CDS encoding vitamin B12-dependent ribonucleotide reductase, which translates to MEKTKQNIELTSNAIEVLKRRYLKRDEEGRLIETPEELFKRVATAIAQIDAKYGKSEKEIYKTKDEFFELITSLRFLPNSPTLMNAGTPLGQLSACFVLPVEDSMEGIFDAVKYAAMIHKSGGGTGFSFSRLRPKGDVVGSTKGISSGPVSFMGVFDSATEAVKQGGRRRGANMGLLRVDHPDILEFIRCKDDLTRFTNFNISVGLTEEFMKAVINDEEYELVNPRTGQIVKKLKAKDVFDLIIHQAWKNGEPGIVFLDRINAANPTPQLGEIEATNPCGEQPLFAYESCNLGSINLAKMVKDTSVNWELLRDTVWKAVHFLDNVIDANKYPLVLIEKMTKSNRKIGLGVMGWADMLVQLKIPYHSKEALNLAEQIMKFILNEGRLASIQLAKERGTFPNYEKSIYYDKLPLRNATITTIAPTGTLSIIAACSSGIEPFFALCFARNVMDGTRLVEVNQYFKKEMERLGLWSDSLAEKIAETGSIQQIKEIPEEIKKIFVTAHEIAPSEHIRMQAAFQQYVDNAVSKTVNLPHDATEEDVREVYLLAYRLGCKGVTVYRDGSRQGQVIQKGQKTETQLTQISLKPRKRPETLKGITRLMKTGCGNLYVTINKDKDGKPFEVFTNIGKAGGCAASQAEAIGRLISLAMRSGIETQEIVKQLKGISCHAPVWSGNGKITSCSDAIAKAIEAELRDSRGDIIEDKDEIKSNSEVAHYGACPECGSSLSYEEGCVICHSCGFTRCS; encoded by the coding sequence ATGGAAAAAACTAAACAAAATATCGAATTAACGTCCAATGCAATAGAAGTTTTAAAACGGCGATATCTAAAAAGGGACGAAGAAGGCAGATTAATTGAAACTCCTGAAGAGTTATTTAAAAGAGTGGCTACTGCAATTGCCCAAATAGATGCGAAGTATGGTAAATCAGAAAAAGAGATTTACAAGACAAAAGATGAATTTTTTGAATTAATTACATCACTCAGATTTTTACCTAACAGTCCTACGCTTATGAATGCAGGAACACCTCTTGGTCAATTAAGCGCTTGTTTTGTTCTTCCTGTTGAGGATTCTATGGAAGGCATTTTTGATGCTGTTAAGTATGCTGCAATGATCCATAAATCCGGTGGTGGTACAGGGTTTAGTTTCTCTCGCTTGAGGCCTAAGGGTGATGTTGTGGGATCAACAAAGGGAATAAGTTCAGGCCCTGTCTCATTTATGGGTGTTTTTGACTCAGCAACAGAGGCTGTTAAGCAGGGAGGGAGACGCAGAGGTGCTAATATGGGACTTTTGCGTGTTGATCATCCAGATATACTTGAATTCATTAGATGCAAGGATGACCTTACGAGATTTACAAATTTTAATATTTCTGTTGGCTTAACTGAAGAGTTTATGAAAGCTGTTATAAATGATGAAGAATATGAGCTTGTTAATCCAAGAACAGGTCAAATAGTAAAGAAACTTAAAGCAAAAGATGTTTTTGATTTGATAATTCATCAGGCATGGAAAAATGGTGAGCCAGGAATAGTTTTTCTTGATCGAATCAATGCTGCAAATCCAACCCCGCAGCTGGGAGAGATTGAAGCAACCAATCCATGCGGAGAGCAACCTCTTTTTGCATATGAGTCCTGTAATCTTGGGTCAATAAATCTTGCAAAAATGGTAAAAGACACGTCGGTTAACTGGGAACTTCTCAGGGATACTGTGTGGAAAGCAGTTCATTTTCTTGATAATGTAATTGATGCAAACAAATATCCGCTTGTACTTATTGAAAAAATGACAAAGTCTAACAGAAAGATTGGTCTTGGAGTAATGGGATGGGCTGATATGCTTGTTCAGTTAAAAATTCCATATCATTCCAAAGAGGCTTTGAATTTAGCAGAACAGATAATGAAGTTTATACTTAATGAAGGCAGACTTGCTTCAATACAACTTGCAAAAGAAAGAGGAACTTTCCCTAATTATGAAAAAAGCATATACTATGATAAACTTCCTTTAAGAAATGCTACTATAACAACAATTGCGCCAACAGGAACCTTAAGCATCATAGCTGCATGTTCTTCAGGAATAGAGCCTTTCTTTGCATTATGTTTTGCAAGAAATGTTATGGACGGGACAAGACTTGTTGAAGTTAACCAGTATTTTAAAAAGGAAATGGAACGACTCGGGCTGTGGTCAGATTCTCTTGCAGAGAAAATAGCTGAAACAGGTTCCATTCAGCAGATAAAGGAAATACCTGAGGAAATAAAGAAAATTTTTGTAACAGCGCATGAGATTGCTCCATCAGAACATATTCGTATGCAGGCAGCATTTCAGCAATATGTTGATAATGCTGTAAGCAAAACAGTGAATCTTCCACATGACGCTACAGAAGAAGATGTAAGAGAAGTCTATCTGCTTGCCTATCGTCTAGGCTGTAAAGGTGTTACTGTTTACAGGGATGGCTCAAGGCAGGGACAGGTTATTCAGAAGGGACAGAAAACAGAGACTCAATTAACACAGATAAGCCTGAAACCAAGAAAAAGACCGGAAACACTTAAAGGTATAACAAGATTGATGAAAACAGGTTGTGGCAATCTTTATGTAACAATCAATAAAGATAAAGATGGAAAACCATTTGAAGTATTCACAAATATAGGTAAAGCAGGTGGGTGTGCAGCATCACAGGCAGAAGCAATTGGAAGGCTTATATCTCTTGCTATGAGAAGTGGAATCGAAACACAAGAAATAGTAAAACAACTTAAAGGAATTTCCTGTCATGCTCCTGTCTGGTCAGGTAATGGTAAGATTACGAGCTGCTCAGATGCTATTGCAAAGGCAATTGAAGCTGAGTTAAGAGATAGTAGAGGCGATATAATAGAAGACAAAGACGAAATAAAAAGTAATTCAGAAGTTGCTCATTATGGAGCCTGTCCTGAGTGCGGAAGCTCTTTATCATATGAAGAGGGATGTGTTATATGCCATAGTTGCGGGTTTACCAGGTGTAGCTGA
- a CDS encoding co-chaperone GroES, protein MKTKREFIIVGDRVLIEPDEKIDKTSAGLFLPPTVKEKDKVLAGRIIKVGPGYPVHDPSLVLEEPWKQTNTESIKYIPLQAREGDYALFLKDAGIEIEFEEKKYLIVPHSAILVLIRTTIIEDEDDRGF, encoded by the coding sequence ATGAAAACAAAAAGAGAATTTATTATTGTTGGTGACAGGGTTCTTATTGAGCCTGATGAAAAAATAGATAAAACATCTGCTGGCCTTTTTTTACCTCCGACTGTGAAAGAAAAGGATAAAGTTCTTGCTGGAAGGATTATCAAAGTGGGACCTGGTTATCCTGTACATGACCCTTCGTTAGTACTTGAAGAGCCGTGGAAACAAACAAATACTGAATCCATCAAATATATTCCGCTTCAGGCTCGTGAAGGTGACTATGCACTTTTTCTTAAAGATGCAGGGATTGAGATAGAGTTTGAAGAAAAGAAGTATTTAATTGTGCCACACTCAGCAATACTTGTATTGATAAGAACTACAATTATAGAGGATGAGGATGATAGAGGATTTTAA
- a CDS encoding TIGR00730 family Rossman fold protein has product MIEDFKSSDTWRVFRILSELVEGFETLHGIGPAISIFGSSRLKEDNFYYQEAMKVAQLLSQSGFSIITGGGPGIMEAANRGAKMGKGKSIGLNIEIPHEQHPNPYLDISISFRYFFLRKLMFIKYAFGFIIFPGGFGTLDELFEALTLVQTGKIESFPIILYSKAYWETLLEWFVTTPKTTGTINIEDFKYFQILDKPQDVCNYLKNHLLRLGIPLPDFECG; this is encoded by the coding sequence ATGATAGAGGATTTTAAGTCTTCTGATACATGGCGTGTTTTTAGAATACTATCAGAGCTTGTTGAAGGATTTGAAACTCTTCACGGAATTGGACCTGCTATATCAATATTTGGAAGTTCAAGATTGAAAGAGGACAATTTTTATTATCAGGAAGCTATGAAAGTTGCACAGCTTTTAAGCCAATCTGGCTTTTCAATTATAACAGGCGGAGGGCCTGGTATAATGGAAGCTGCAAACCGAGGAGCAAAGATGGGAAAAGGGAAATCAATCGGACTTAATATCGAAATACCACATGAACAGCATCCGAACCCTTATCTGGATATTTCTATTTCATTTAGATATTTCTTTTTAAGAAAGCTCATGTTTATAAAATATGCTTTTGGATTTATAATATTTCCCGGAGGATTTGGAACTCTTGATGAACTTTTTGAAGCTTTAACTCTTGTTCAGACAGGCAAAATTGAATCTTTTCCGATCATTCTTTATAGCAAAGCTTACTGGGAAACCTTGCTTGAATGGTTTGTAACTACACCAAAAACAACGGGGACAATAAATATTGAAGATTTTAAATATTTTCAAATATTGGACAAACCTCAAGATGTATGCAACTATCTGAAAAATCATCTTCTCAGACTCGGAATTCCTTTACCTGATTTTGAATGCGGATAA
- the rlmN gene encoding 23S rRNA (adenine(2503)-C(2))-methyltransferase RlmN, protein MINLKDLNLFQTEKIIKDESLPSYRAKQLINWIYRKFAISVDEITEWSKALRESFSKKYYIGNLILIDRKISRDGTEKFLWKLEDEEQIESVLLPDKDRLTLCISSQVGCALKCRFCLTGQIGFKRNLKVWEIIDQFIQVTRLIEKDAKKITNIVFMGMGEPLLNFENVIEALWRFKNLLQFSPQRITLSTAGIIPALKQLPYKAPNIKLAVSLNTVDPEMRSFLMPINKQYPLHELLNSLKEYPLKPRERITFEYIMLKGINCSEKDAYRLAKLLRDIPSKINLIPFNPWAGSEFDNPDEEDIVNFQEILISKGYSVFIRKSKGKDILAACGQLKAVYS, encoded by the coding sequence ATGATAAACCTGAAAGATCTTAATTTATTTCAAACAGAAAAAATCATAAAAGATGAATCCTTGCCTTCCTACAGAGCAAAACAGCTTATTAACTGGATTTATAGAAAATTTGCAATCTCTGTGGATGAGATTACTGAATGGTCAAAAGCTCTTAGAGAAAGCTTTTCAAAAAAATATTATATCGGTAATCTTATTTTGATTGACAGAAAAATTAGTCGTGATGGAACTGAAAAATTTCTTTGGAAACTTGAAGATGAAGAACAGATAGAAAGTGTTTTGCTTCCTGATAAAGATAGATTAACTCTCTGCATTTCAAGTCAGGTCGGGTGTGCTCTTAAATGCAGATTCTGTCTTACCGGGCAAATTGGATTTAAAAGAAATCTGAAGGTATGGGAAATAATTGACCAGTTTATTCAGGTAACTAGGTTAATAGAAAAGGATGCTAAAAAAATTACAAATATTGTTTTTATGGGAATGGGTGAACCTTTGTTAAACTTTGAGAATGTTATTGAAGCATTATGGAGGTTTAAAAACCTACTTCAGTTTTCACCTCAAAGAATTACTCTATCCACAGCCGGGATTATTCCTGCTCTTAAACAACTTCCGTATAAAGCACCCAATATAAAACTCGCGGTTTCATTAAACACTGTAGATCCTGAAATGAGAAGCTTCCTCATGCCAATTAATAAACAATATCCACTACATGAACTCTTGAATTCTTTGAAAGAATATCCGTTAAAGCCCAGAGAAAGAATCACATTTGAGTATATTATGCTAAAAGGCATAAACTGTTCAGAGAAAGATGCTTACAGGCTTGCTAAACTTCTCAGGGATATTCCCTCAAAGATAAATCTCATTCCTTTTAATCCATGGGCAGGTTCTGAGTTTGATAATCCTGATGAAGAGGATATTGTCAATTTTCAGGAAATACTGATATCAAAGGGATATTCAGTTTTTATAAGAAAAAGCAAAGGTAAAGATATTCTTGCAGCTTGCGGACAGTTAAAAGCAGTGTATTCTTAA
- a CDS encoding HDOD domain-containing protein has translation MIERIILKTVDIPSLPPVAMKVMNLIKDDFASLKALEEIISRDQGFATRLLRIANSPYYGRDRKIEDISQALLLIGFETLKSLVIAASLKDLNRQFGIFEQKLWEHSLGVALCSSLLAMVTRLATSDEALVCGLMHDVGKTVINNAMPELYIQIYEKMYKEKRTLIEIENEVLGFNHTTIGNLIAKKWKLPEKLEMIITYHHTYPYPDYEDQAFANICNLVRVADQICLNLAIGLKDPIETEIDYESVGMTEESLKELIGLFTIKFDKQKDFLLS, from the coding sequence TGATGAATCTTATAAAAGATGATTTCGCTTCTTTAAAAGCTCTAGAAGAAATAATATCACGTGACCAGGGTTTTGCAACAAGACTTTTAAGAATAGCAAACTCTCCATATTACGGTAGAGATAGAAAAATTGAAGATATTTCTCAAGCTCTGCTTCTTATAGGTTTTGAAACTTTAAAATCACTTGTGATTGCAGCATCTTTGAAAGATTTGAACAGGCAATTTGGAATATTTGAGCAAAAACTGTGGGAACACAGTCTTGGAGTTGCTCTATGTTCAAGTTTGCTTGCCATGGTAACGCGTCTTGCTACCTCAGATGAGGCTCTTGTGTGTGGATTAATGCATGATGTTGGTAAAACAGTAATCAACAATGCAATGCCTGAACTGTATATACAAATTTATGAAAAAATGTATAAAGAAAAACGTACGTTAATTGAAATCGAAAATGAGGTACTTGGATTTAATCACACAACCATAGGCAATCTTATAGCTAAAAAGTGGAAACTTCCTGAAAAATTAGAAATGATTATAACTTATCATCATACCTATCCTTATCCGGATTATGAAGATCAGGCTTTTGCAAACATCTGTAACCTGGTCAGAGTTGCAGACCAGATATGTCTTAATCTTGCAATAGGGTTAAAAGATCCCATTGAAACTGAAATAGATTATGAATCCGTTGGGATGACAGAAGAATCTCTAAAAGAGCTCATAGGATTGTTTACAATAAAATTTGACAAGCAAAAAGATTTTCTACTGAGTTAA